From the Cyanobium sp. M30B3 genome, the window CGACGAGGACGACTACTTCCGCAGCAATCTGTTTGCCATCGCCCGGCGGCGGGTGGTGTGGCTGCTGGTGCTGCTGGTGGCCAATTCCGGCACCTCGGCGGTGATTGCCAGCCAGGAGAAGGTGCTGGAGAGGCTGGTGCTGCTGGCTGCCTTCATCCCGCTGCTGATCGGCACCGGCGGCAATGTGGGCGCCCAGAGTTCCACGGTGGTGATCCGGGGCCTGAGCACCCAGCGCATCCATCAGCTGGGCCTGGGCAAGGCCGTGGGCCGGGAGGCCCTGGCCGGCGCCCTGCTGGGGCTGCTGCTGGCGCTGGTGGTGCTGCCCTGGGCCTGGCTGAGTGGTGGACCGCTGGTGGCGGGGGCGGTAGCCGCCAGCCTGCTGGCCATCAGCACCCTGGCCGCCACGGCGGGGGCCAGCCTGCCGCTGCTGTTCGACCGCTTCAATCTGGACCCTGCCCTGATGTCGGCCCCCTTCATCACCACGATCGTGGACGTGGCCGGGGTGTTCATCTACCTGCAGACCGCCAGCCGCCTGCTGGCCGGGCTGGGCTGAGCGGGCCGGCGGCCTTCCTGAGAAGGGATTCACACTTCTTCAGGTTAGGCTTTACATCACTTCACGGATGGATGCCATGGTCATCGCCGTTGCCGCCGGTCCCAGTGCTGTCACCGGACGTGCTGGTGCCTCAGAAACCGTTGTCAGCACCGACCTGGTGCGCAGCTACCTGCGTGACATCGGCCGGGTGCCGCTGCTGACGCACGAGCAGGAGATCACGCTGGGGCGCCAGGTGCAGGAGCTGGTGGCGATCGAGGAGCTGGAGCAGGAGCTGACGATGCGTGACGGTGGCACGGCGCCGAGCCAGGAGGAGCTGGCGGCGGCGGCGGGTTTGAGCGAGCAGGTGCTGCGCAAGCGCGTGCGTGCGGGCCGGCGGGCGAAGGAGCGGATGGTGGCGGCGAACCTGCGGCTGGTGGTGAGCGTGGCGAAGAAGTACACCAAGCGGAACATGGAGCTGCTGGACCTGATCCAGGAGGGGACGATCGGTCTGGTGCGGGGTGTGGAGAAGTTTGATCCCACCCGCGGCTACAAGTTTTCAACCTATGCGTACTGGTGGATCCGCCAGGGGATCACGCGGGCGATCGCCGAGAAGAGCCGCACGATCCGGTTGCCGATCCACATCACCGAGACGCTGAACAAGCTGAAGAAGGGTCAGCGGGAGCTGAGCCAGCTGCTGGGGCGCACGCCGACGGTGACGGAACTGGCCGAAGCGGTGGAGCTGCCGGAGGAGGAGGTGAAGGACCTGCTGTGCCGCGCGCGCCAGCCGGTGAGCCTGGAGACGAAGGTGGGTGACGGGGAGGACACGGAACTGCTGGACCTGCTGGCGGGGGATGGGGAGCTGCCGGAGGAGCGCCTGGATGGGGAGTGCCTGAAGGGGGACCTGCGGGCGCTGCTGGAGCAGCTGCCGGAGCTGCAGGGGCGGGTGCTGAAGATGCGTTATGGCATCCGCTCTCCCGACAATCCCGAAGGCGAGGAACCCATGAGCCTCACCGGCATCGGCCGGGTGCTGGGCATCAGCCGCGACCGGGTGCGCAACCTGGAGCGCGACGCCCTCGCCGGCCTGCGGCGTCTGAGCCACGCCGTCGAGGCCTACATGCTGGGCTGAAACACCAGCAGGGTGCGGCCCCGTTCGTCCTGCAGCAGCAGGGTGCGCCTGTCGATGCTCCAGCGCCGCACCCGCTCCAGGGCCTGGCCATAGCGACGCTCAAAAGCCATCACCGCTTCGGCGCAGGCCTTCTGGGTGCTGGCCAGCCTGGAGAAGCGGATGGTCTCGCCCTTGATCACGGCACCAGCCATCAAGCGGTTGCAGCCGCCGCTGCCGCTCACCCGGGTGCTGTCGGTCGCCAGCTGCAGTTGCGGCGGCCGCCCGGGGGCCGTGAGCAGGGTGGGTCCCTCTCCATCCTGCAGGGCCTGCAGCTGCCAGAGCTGTCCCCGTAGAGCTGGCCAGGACCCTGTGGCGCCTGGGCTGGCTGAGGCTTGCTGCGGGCAGCTCCGGCCGGGGTGCACGCCCACGAAGCGCTCCACCACCAGGGTGCGGAGCGGACCGCGGCCCGGTTCGGCGGAGGGGCGGCTGGTGATCAGGCCCTCCAGGTTCACCAGCAGCGGTTGGCCTGGCGCATGCGCGGGCCGGGCCGCCAGGTAGGCCCGCTCCAGTGCCAGGTAGTCGCCCTCCATGGCCACCGGCAGGCTGGCGCCGGTGGCGCAGAGGCGGATGCTGGCGGCATCGGCCATGTAGCGGAACATCCCCGCCAGGTGCAGGCGCGGCTCGATCGGCTCCGGCAGCGCCAGCCGCTGCAGCCGGTCGTTGGCGCCGGAGGGGAGCGGCTGGCCCTCCAGGCTGAGCTTGCGCAGGGCCTTGCCCTGATCCAGGGGTTCGAGGAACACGGGGGCTTCCCGGCCGCCCTGCAGCACCAGGCGATTCCCGCCGGGCTCCAGCCGCCAGCGGCCGATGTCGTCATGGCTGCTCTGCCCCGACCCCTGGCGCAGCTGGGTCTGGCGTAGCTGGAAGCTGCCGTCGGCGGCCAGGTCCACCTGCCAGCGCGTGCTGCCGCCGCCAGCGGGCAGATCGCCCCGCCAGCTGGCGGGCAGGCGGCCCAGGGAGCCCTGCCCGCCGCCCGGCCTGCTGCCGCCCACCTGCACCAGCTGCAGGGTCACGGGCGGCTGGGGGCCGGCCTGGGGACCGCCGCTGAGCACGGGATTGATGGTGTCGGTGGTGAACAGCAGCCGCTCGCCCTGGCGCACCGTGGCCCGCACCGCGTAGCGCCCGCGGCTGCTCAGGTCGCTGTCGCGGTAGGGAATGGCGAAGCGGAAGGGTGGCTGGCCGGCCGGCTCCAGCCGCACCCGGCCGAGCTCCCGGGCCGGCGCATCGGCGATCGCCATATCGATCAGCACCGCCTCGAACACCGCGTCCGGCGGCAGGGCGATCCGCTCCCGCAAGCTGGCGCTGCCCGTGATGCTGCCGGCCCGGGCCGGCGCGGCCAGCACGAGGGCGCTGGCCAGCAGCCCAAGAGTCGTGATCGAGGGGCGGTGCGGTGAGGGCATGGCGCAGGTCGAAGGCTGGAACGTTGGCTGCTGGCCCAGCATCGGGTGTCCGTTGAGGCTGTGCCACCCCACCAGCACACCGCCAATCGCCACGGAGTTGAAGATGGGCACGCCCTGCAGTCTCCCTGGGGAGCCGGAACTCGAACCCATGCGCGATCGGTCAGCCGTTGTGCGGTTGGCAGACTGCCGTTCCACCCCATCAAGCCATGGCCTTCAACTCCAGGACGGCATACGGCTTGGTGGCGTTGCTGGATCTTGCTTCGGCTTACACCACGGGTGAACGGGTGCAGACCAAGGCGATCTGCCACCGCCACGGCCTGCCTGAGCGTTACCTGGAACAGATGCTCACGGCCCTGCGCAAAGGGGGCTTTCTCGCCAGCGTGCGGGGGCCGAGGGGCGGGTATCAACTCACCAGATCCCCCCGGCAGATCACCGTGGCGGAGGTAGAGGCCTGCCTGGAGTGTGAACCCTCTCCACAAGGGCAGATGGAGCAGAGAGATCCAGAGTTTCAGGTGTTGGCCGACCTGGCCAGGCGGGCCGACCTCGCCAGGCAGGCCGTGCTGCGTGCAACCACCCTGGAGCAGCTGCTGGTGGAGCGGGATAACTTGCTGCAGCCAGATGTGATGTTTTACATCTAGATCTGGATCGCGATGACGTCCGCGCCGCCGCCTCAGGGTCCGGCGGATTCATCGGTGCCTTGGGTGAAGCCGCCGAACGCCTGCACCTGGCCGAACGCCTGCACCTGACCACCAGAGCGGCATCCAAATCGTCCTCTCGGACGAAGGAACGGGCCAGAGCGTTGGGGTCGAGCCCGATCACGGCCATCCTCGGGCCGCCTGCCCTAGTCGCGGACCGCAGCGCGCTGAACGCCGACGTGCCCGAGATGATGCGAGCAGCCAGACAGCACAGCTGGCTGTGGTCTGCCCGGTGCCGCTCTTGAACGGTTCTGCACGCGCCATGGAGGCCGTGCCGTCGCCCAGCGCTCAATGGACGTCTGGCTGGTTCTGTGGTGGTCTGGATTGGTTGTGCACTTCCGGCCATCCGGGCGATCCTGAGGACCGAGGTGTTTCGATGACCCCAGCCACCACTTCCGAGGCCTCCAGCGATGCCGTCGCCATCGGTGAAGAGCAGCTGCGCGCCATGGCGGCTGCGATCCGCGCCGAGATCCCCGAGGCGGAGGTGCGCCTGTTTGGCTCGCGGGCCCGTGGCGAGGCCCGGC encodes:
- a CDS encoding RpoD/SigA family RNA polymerase sigma factor → MVRSYLRDIGRVPLLTHEQEITLGRQVQELVAIEELEQELTMRDGGTAPSQEELAAAAGLSEQVLRKRVRAGRRAKERMVAANLRLVVSVAKKYTKRNMELLDLIQEGTIGLVRGVEKFDPTRGYKFSTYAYWWIRQGITRAIAEKSRTIRLPIHITETLNKLKKGQRELSQLLGRTPTVTELAEAVELPEEEVKDLLCRARQPVSLETKVGDGEDTELLDLLAGDGELPEERLDGECLKGDLRALLEQLPELQGRVLKMRYGIRSPDNPEGEEPMSLTGIGRVLGISRDRVRNLERDALAGLRRLSHAVEAYMLG
- a CDS encoding META domain-containing protein, which translates into the protein MPSPHRPSITTLGLLASALVLAAPARAGSITGSASLRERIALPPDAVFEAVLIDMAIADAPARELGRVRLEPAGQPPFRFAIPYRDSDLSSRGRYAVRATVRQGERLLFTTDTINPVLSGGPQAGPQPPVTLQLVQVGGSRPGGGQGSLGRLPASWRGDLPAGGGSTRWQVDLAADGSFQLRQTQLRQGSGQSSHDDIGRWRLEPGGNRLVLQGGREAPVFLEPLDQGKALRKLSLEGQPLPSGANDRLQRLALPEPIEPRLHLAGMFRYMADAASIRLCATGASLPVAMEGDYLALERAYLAARPAHAPGQPLLVNLEGLITSRPSAEPGRGPLRTLVVERFVGVHPGRSCPQQASASPGATGSWPALRGQLWQLQALQDGEGPTLLTAPGRPPQLQLATDSTRVSGSGGCNRLMAGAVIKGETIRFSRLASTQKACAEAVMAFERRYGQALERVRRWSIDRRTLLLQDERGRTLLVFQPSM
- a CDS encoding Rrf2 family transcriptional regulator — encoded protein: MAFNSRTAYGLVALLDLASAYTTGERVQTKAICHRHGLPERYLEQMLTALRKGGFLASVRGPRGGYQLTRSPRQITVAEVEACLECEPSPQGQMEQRDPEFQVLADLARRADLARQAVLRATTLEQLLVERDNLLQPDVMFYI